A single genomic interval of Hyalangium ruber harbors:
- a CDS encoding ATP-grasp domain-containing protein, producing the protein MNVVFISPQFPPHFVHFVTALRERGITVLGIGDTPYDSLRQELREAMAEYFFTPRLDDRDAMLRAVGYFTWRHGRIHRIDSLNETWLEAEAQLRQDFHVPGLLPADLRQLRSKLGMHDLFKKAGIPHPDAIAVRNAEQVKAFAQQVKYPIVLKPDVGVGAAHTFKVRSDAEVDAAFAQPLIGYVAQAFVSGSIVTYDGMVDAQGELVCAFSHEYSIGIMESVNEQRDLAIWSLRELPPALDAMGRRTVAALGLRERWFHLEFFRLEDGSFVALEANLRPPGSFLTDMMNYACDIDVYRLWARLISGAPVSDFKYTRKYHVCHTARRAGRSYKHAHGEVVSKLGGALIQHREMPSVFHSALGTEMYLSRHEEFEDMRQAVRLIQETR; encoded by the coding sequence ATGAACGTCGTCTTCATCTCTCCCCAATTTCCCCCGCACTTCGTCCACTTCGTCACCGCGCTGCGCGAGCGCGGCATCACCGTCCTGGGGATTGGCGATACGCCGTATGACTCGCTGCGGCAGGAGCTGCGGGAGGCGATGGCCGAGTACTTCTTCACGCCTCGGCTCGATGACCGCGACGCCATGCTGCGCGCGGTCGGCTACTTCACCTGGCGCCACGGCCGCATCCACCGCATCGACTCGCTCAACGAGACGTGGCTGGAGGCCGAGGCGCAGCTGCGCCAGGACTTTCACGTGCCCGGGCTGCTGCCGGCGGATCTGCGCCAGCTTCGCTCCAAGCTGGGCATGCATGATCTCTTCAAGAAGGCCGGCATTCCCCACCCGGATGCCATCGCCGTGCGCAACGCCGAGCAGGTGAAGGCCTTCGCCCAGCAGGTGAAGTATCCGATCGTGCTCAAGCCGGACGTGGGTGTGGGGGCGGCCCACACCTTCAAGGTCCGCAGCGACGCCGAGGTGGATGCCGCCTTCGCCCAGCCGCTGATTGGCTATGTGGCCCAGGCCTTCGTGAGCGGCAGCATCGTCACCTATGACGGGATGGTGGACGCGCAGGGCGAGCTCGTCTGCGCCTTCAGCCACGAGTACAGCATCGGCATCATGGAGTCGGTGAACGAGCAGCGCGATCTCGCCATCTGGAGCCTGCGGGAGCTGCCGCCCGCACTGGATGCCATGGGCCGCCGCACGGTGGCGGCGCTGGGCCTGCGGGAGCGCTGGTTCCACCTGGAGTTCTTCCGCCTCGAGGACGGCAGCTTCGTGGCGCTCGAGGCCAACCTGCGTCCGCCGGGCAGCTTCCTGACGGACATGATGAACTACGCCTGCGACATCGACGTGTACCGGCTCTGGGCGCGGCTGATCAGCGGCGCGCCGGTGAGCGACTTCAAGTACACGCGCAAGTACCACGTGTGTCACACGGCGCGGCGCGCGGGCCGCTCCTACAAGCACGCGCACGGCGAGGTGGTGTCGAAGCTCGGCGGCGCGCTCATCCAGCACCGGGAGATGCCGTCCGTCTTCCACAGCGCGCTGGGCACCGAGATGTACCTGTCGCGCCACGAGGAGTTCGAGGACATGCGCCAGGCGGTGCGCCTCATCCAGGAGACCCGCTAG
- a CDS encoding imm11 family protein, which translates to MPKRFFELADDVNVPHRWHLAMPRDRHGLKVDDGQFMRGTPVDIKDRLSVPIEIEGKPLDFTEAGISIPVVHVRVASMFAELAPDNVQLLPVEVEGHPDQYLILVATRLIRCIDEKASRVRLWTHENGIPEMVGQYASVRDMRIEKAKVGSAQVFRCEGWMGPLIVSEEIKDALEHMGATGMWFEEV; encoded by the coding sequence ATGCCCAAGCGTTTCTTCGAGCTCGCGGACGATGTGAACGTTCCGCACCGCTGGCACCTGGCGATGCCCAGGGACCGCCACGGCCTCAAAGTGGATGACGGGCAGTTCATGCGCGGGACGCCCGTCGACATCAAGGATCGTTTGAGCGTCCCCATCGAGATCGAGGGCAAGCCGCTGGACTTCACGGAAGCGGGAATCAGCATCCCGGTAGTTCATGTCCGGGTCGCGTCCATGTTCGCGGAACTGGCGCCTGACAACGTGCAACTGCTCCCTGTGGAGGTGGAGGGCCATCCGGATCAGTACCTTATCCTCGTGGCCACCCGCCTCATCCGCTGTATCGACGAGAAAGCTTCCCGAGTTCGGCTCTGGACTCACGAGAACGGGATTCCGGAGATGGTCGGTCAGTACGCCTCCGTGCGGGACATGCGCATCGAGAAGGCCAAGGTGGGAAGCGCCCAGGTGTTTCGTTGTGAGGGGTGGATGGGCCCGCTGATCGTCTCCGAGGAAATTAAGGACGCTTTGGAGCACATGGGTGCCACAGGCATGTGGTTCGAGGAGGTCTAG
- a CDS encoding sigma 54-interacting transcriptional regulator, with protein MNVRVVAATNRELLLHARQGKFREGLYYRLGVMPLVLPLCNRPRAPRLLAEHFVRAHAPRAQAVKFTPAALARLEQHSWPGNIRAPEDTAAPALELPEGVTPPVVCALFAHGFRHCSLSCCIPPRTPRPTRRRTSSPRRWISSMGRRVARGAPQAMAEEPRRAGLGGGAGGIRTRNHSR; from the coding sequence GTGAACGTGCGCGTGGTGGCGGCCACTAACCGAGAGCTGCTGCTCCACGCCCGCCAGGGAAAGTTCCGCGAGGGCCTGTACTACCGGCTGGGCGTCATGCCGCTGGTGCTGCCGCTGTGCAACCGGCCCAGAGCCCCCCGGCTGCTGGCGGAGCACTTCGTGCGAGCCCACGCTCCGCGAGCGCAGGCGGTGAAGTTCACTCCGGCCGCCCTCGCCCGACTCGAGCAGCACTCCTGGCCTGGGAACATCCGCGCGCCTGAGGACACGGCGGCTCCTGCACTGGAGCTGCCTGAGGGAGTCACGCCACCGGTAGTATGTGCCCTATTTGCACACGGCTTTCGCCACTGCTCGTTGAGCTGCTGCATACCGCCTCGGACACCTCGGCCAACGAGGCGACGTACCAGCTCACCGCGACGGTGGATCTCTTCGATGGGGAGGAGGGTGGCGAGGGGGGCTCCTCAGGCTATGGCTGAGGAGCCCCGGCGAGCGGGTTTGGGGGGCGGCGCTGGAGGGATTAGAACTCGTAACCACTCACGGTGA
- a CDS encoding vWA domain-containing protein, with protein MKVPAAPPAEVSPSREELPPPAEAEEQPAAEDSEAVEGGVEGEVVGGVVGGVLGGVLGGTVGGSSGEEVLAFRAAPSSMPKHQPQATSGNSFEAHTPNAFTDTRADPLSTFAVDVDTASYSLARRYLKQGSLPPPESVRVEEFVNYFKYRYSVPEKDSFSVNLEGAPSPFGKGRYFLRVGIQGKQVSRSQRKRAHLVFLVDTSGSMQSGDKLPLAKEAMKLAVKNLNESDTVAIVTYAGSTQDVLPPTPATEQERIYAAIDSLRSGGGTAMGSGMQLAYRHAMKKASGNVVSRVIVLTDGDTNIGPHLSPESILESVRGSVSEGVTLTTVGFGMGNYRDDLMEKLADQGNGNCFYVDTYQEARKVFETQLTGTLEVIAKDVKLQVEFDSAAVRRYRLVGYENRDVADRDFRNDKVDAGEIGAGHNVTALYEVELTGEQQTLATVRIRAKAPNGAEAAEQAFPFERSRVRSSLESASPDFRFALAVASTADILRHSPSAQGWSLATALKLAERTTEGQAERAEFVKLVTQAQALTSATASHAESKR; from the coding sequence ATGAAGGTCCCCGCCGCGCCGCCAGCCGAGGTGAGCCCGTCCCGCGAGGAACTCCCGCCGCCAGCGGAAGCCGAGGAGCAGCCCGCCGCGGAGGATTCCGAGGCTGTCGAGGGTGGAGTCGAGGGCGAAGTGGTTGGCGGGGTCGTCGGCGGAGTGCTCGGCGGAGTGCTCGGCGGTACGGTGGGCGGATCCAGCGGGGAGGAGGTGCTGGCCTTTCGCGCCGCGCCCTCCTCCATGCCGAAGCACCAGCCCCAAGCCACCTCGGGCAACTCCTTCGAGGCCCATACCCCCAACGCCTTCACCGACACCCGGGCCGATCCCCTGTCCACTTTCGCCGTGGATGTGGACACCGCCTCTTACTCGCTGGCGCGGCGCTACCTGAAACAGGGCAGCCTGCCCCCGCCCGAGTCCGTGCGCGTCGAGGAGTTCGTCAATTACTTCAAGTACCGCTACTCCGTGCCCGAGAAGGACTCCTTCAGCGTGAACCTCGAGGGTGCGCCCTCTCCCTTCGGCAAGGGCCGCTACTTCCTGCGCGTGGGCATTCAGGGCAAGCAGGTCTCCCGCTCGCAGCGCAAGCGCGCGCACCTGGTCTTCCTGGTGGACACCAGTGGCTCCATGCAGTCCGGGGACAAGCTGCCGCTGGCCAAGGAGGCGATGAAGCTTGCCGTGAAGAATCTCAATGAGAGCGACACGGTGGCCATCGTCACCTACGCGGGCTCCACGCAGGACGTGCTGCCGCCCACCCCCGCCACCGAGCAGGAGCGGATTTATGCGGCCATCGACTCGCTGCGGTCCGGAGGTGGCACGGCCATGGGCTCGGGCATGCAGCTGGCCTACCGGCACGCGATGAAGAAGGCCTCCGGCAACGTCGTCTCCCGCGTCATCGTCCTCACGGATGGGGATACCAACATCGGGCCCCACCTCTCGCCCGAGTCCATCCTGGAGAGCGTGCGCGGCTCCGTGTCCGAGGGCGTCACCCTGACGACCGTGGGCTTCGGCATGGGCAACTACCGGGACGACCTGATGGAGAAGCTGGCGGACCAGGGCAACGGCAACTGCTTCTACGTGGACACCTACCAGGAGGCGCGCAAGGTCTTCGAGACGCAGCTCACCGGGACGCTCGAGGTGATCGCCAAGGACGTGAAGCTCCAGGTGGAGTTCGACTCGGCGGCCGTGCGGCGCTACCGGCTGGTGGGGTACGAGAACCGGGACGTGGCCGACCGAGACTTCCGCAACGACAAGGTGGACGCCGGAGAGATTGGCGCGGGCCACAATGTCACCGCGCTCTATGAGGTGGAGCTGACGGGCGAGCAGCAGACCCTGGCCACGGTGCGCATCCGCGCCAAGGCCCCCAACGGGGCCGAGGCCGCCGAGCAGGCCTTCCCCTTCGAGCGCTCGCGGGTGCGCTCGTCACTGGAGAGCGCCTCGCCGGACTTCCGCTTCGCGCTGGCGGTGGCCTCCACCGCGGACATCCTGCGCCACAGCCCCTCGGCCCAGGGCTGGAGCCTGGCCACCGCGCTCAAGCTGGCCGAGCGCACCACCGAAGGCCAGGCCGAGCGCGCCGAGTTCGTGAAGCTCGTGACGCAGGCCCAGGCGCTCACGAGCGCCACGGCCTCCCACGCCGAGTCGAAACGGTAG
- a CDS encoding AHH domain-containing protein: MLEQEEVQRAIRQLAREVRLSGMPRQTVERMFQMDSQFGNYLYLPRDKKLVPTGGGESLEGTLTKEDLETAERYRVWCQRVHNLYGDCLGGALVGGRYLDMNGRYIWALALSKSPVLDEMNKALGEMVEVRALISAALWTLGSMLLIMALNPVAPALVAVLGVGLILYVGYDTLYNLVTGWLQLMEEVKRATSFEQIREAGERFGKIIARQSARALAMLLVAAIGRTAHEFAAKVPTLPGSAQVAVQAEGKAGIWLPALGVVEEIALSAEGVSVTMPVNAVAMAARGGGGKGPCVEMHHIATNCNDTSTLRGGQWTPRFREIFAKAGMTLDDPANKMPLAGHYGPHPERYHQIVFKELRGATLTCRSIAECRERLKEALKELSKEIATPGTELNQLVTRQTPR; encoded by the coding sequence GTGCTGGAGCAAGAGGAGGTTCAGCGGGCCATCAGGCAACTGGCGCGCGAGGTGCGGCTGTCAGGCATGCCGCGCCAGACGGTGGAGCGAATGTTTCAGATGGACTCGCAGTTCGGAAACTATCTCTACCTGCCCAGGGACAAGAAGTTGGTGCCGACGGGTGGAGGTGAGTCCCTAGAAGGGACGTTGACGAAAGAAGACCTGGAGACGGCGGAACGCTACCGGGTCTGGTGCCAGCGCGTGCATAACCTCTACGGCGACTGTCTCGGGGGCGCGCTGGTGGGTGGGCGCTATCTGGACATGAACGGCCGCTACATCTGGGCGCTGGCTCTGAGCAAGAGCCCGGTGCTGGACGAGATGAACAAGGCGCTGGGTGAGATGGTGGAGGTGCGGGCGCTCATCAGCGCGGCCCTGTGGACGTTGGGTTCCATGCTGCTGATCATGGCACTCAATCCCGTGGCTCCGGCGCTGGTGGCGGTGCTGGGCGTCGGGCTGATTCTGTATGTGGGCTATGACACGCTCTACAACCTGGTAACGGGCTGGCTCCAGCTGATGGAGGAGGTAAAGAGAGCCACCTCCTTCGAGCAGATCCGCGAGGCGGGCGAGCGCTTCGGAAAGATCATCGCTCGCCAGTCCGCGCGCGCGTTGGCCATGTTGCTGGTGGCGGCCATTGGTCGGACGGCGCACGAGTTCGCGGCGAAGGTGCCGACGCTGCCCGGCTCGGCGCAGGTGGCTGTGCAGGCCGAAGGCAAGGCCGGAATCTGGCTGCCTGCCTTGGGGGTGGTGGAGGAGATTGCGCTCAGTGCCGAGGGTGTCAGCGTCACGATGCCCGTGAACGCGGTGGCTATGGCGGCGCGGGGCGGTGGTGGCAAGGGGCCCTGCGTCGAGATGCACCACATCGCCACCAACTGCAACGACACGTCTACCCTTCGCGGTGGCCAGTGGACCCCAAGGTTCCGGGAGATCTTCGCCAAAGCAGGGATGACGCTGGATGACCCGGCGAACAAGATGCCCCTGGCAGGGCATTACGGACCGCACCCCGAGCGGTATCATCAGATTGTTTTCAAGGAACTGCGCGGTGCAACATTGACCTGTCGCAGCATTGCGGAGTGCCGGGAGAGATTGAAGGAGGCCCTCAAGGAACTGTCGAAGGAAATCGCCACCCCGGGAACAGAGCTGAACCAACTCGTCACCCGGCAGACACCGCGATAG